A window of the Tiliqua scincoides isolate rTilSci1 chromosome 5, rTilSci1.hap2, whole genome shotgun sequence genome harbors these coding sequences:
- the LOC136653452 gene encoding natural cytotoxicity triggering receptor 1-like: protein MGGEGNSAEAGNAIKTVAHADDVYIMVRDMGLRLTGQCWVPGETSYPKPSISVHPSETVALGGTVHIRCKNEDPNKLISEDTQMEFFLQKQTSLEFELRGSEVAGHDEVVFPFDSVAPSDAGTYRCIYCYKTYTCQAWSRYSERVNISIRGQIHPKSSTPVNASEKNNNDDIQPVGTYIRLGAVSLVLLALVLILSEAMYSWRKGHL from the exons atgggtggggaagggaatagcgcagaggctgggaatgccataaaaacgGTAGCCCACGCAGATGATGTGTACATTATGGTTAGAGACatgg GCTTGCGGCTGACGGGGCAGTGCTGGGTACCTGGAG AAACATCTTATCCCAAGCCTTCTATCTCAGTGCACCCCAGTGAGACGGTAGCCTTGGGGGGGACTGTCCACATTCGCTGTAAGAATGAAGACCCTAACAAACTGATTTCTGAAGACACACAAATGGAATTCTTCCTGCAGAAACAAACATCTTTGGAATTTGAGTTGCGGGGAAGTGAGGTGGCAGGGCATGATGAAGTTGTATTTCCCTTTGACAGTGTTGCACCATCAGATGCCGGGACCTACCGCTGTATATATTGCTACAAAACATACACCTGTCAAGCATGGTCACGTTACAGTGAAAGAGTCAATATCAGCATAAGAG GACAAATTCATCCCAAGTCTTCCACTCCAGTTAATGCAAGTGAGAAGAACAATAATGACG ATATTCAGCCTGTGGGAACGTACATCCGTTTGGGAGCAGTAAGTTTGGTCTTGCTTGCCTTGGTACTGATCCTGTCTGAGGCCATGTACAGCTGGAGGAAGGGGCACCTTTAA